The Bacteroidota bacterium genome has a segment encoding these proteins:
- the rpmB gene encoding 50S ribosomal protein L28, whose protein sequence is MARQCEVTGKKPIVGNNVSHANNRTKRRFLPNLQRKRFYLAEEDRYITLRVSANGIRTINKRGLQAVLKDLAAQGIKY, encoded by the coding sequence ATGGCACGTCAATGCGAAGTAACCGGTAAAAAACCGATTGTAGGTAATAATGTAAGCCATGCGAATAATCGCACGAAGCGTCGTTTCCTGCCCAATCTGCAGAGAAAGCGTTTCTATCTGGCCGAAGAAGATCGTTACATCACCCTGCGTGTAAGCGCAAATGGCATACGCACCATCAACAAGCGGGGCCTGCAGGCTGTGCTGAAGGATCTGGCTGCGCAGGGCATCAAGTACTAG
- a CDS encoding aldehyde dehydrogenase family protein, with product MDSTTLVVKNPYTGASLQTLPLLRASDVDKVLERAVRVRNEHRLWLPLHERVMILERFAELLTEQREALVNLAIQEGGKPRKDTEMEMSRALDGVQCALAEMRRGHGHEVNMGYTRATAGHMAFTRRAPIGVVAAYSAFNHPINLWIHQVIPAVAVGTPIILKPAPATPLVAIRLSQLLYQAGLPEVWCQTITLSNELATELAKSPQLDALNFIGSARVGWHLRSLLAPGTRLTLEHGGVAPVVVDETADLDLALKLLVPGAYYHAGQVCVSVQRIYVHEHIARAFAVRMAEAASGLRVGDPQAEDTDVGPLISSQAVDRVAHWVDEAVQAGAELLTGGSPLPQHHSYAPTLLYGTPTHTRLMQEEVFGPVACVVPYRKLEEALKAANGLRTQFQAALFTQRLDHALLALEQLRAGAVMINDSTTFRADGMPFSGLGESGLGTGGIGYTMREYSYEKLCVLNQH from the coding sequence ATGGACAGTACTACCCTGGTGGTGAAGAACCCCTATACCGGAGCGAGCCTGCAAACCCTGCCGCTGCTGCGGGCCTCGGACGTGGATAAGGTGCTGGAGCGGGCGGTGCGGGTGCGCAATGAGCACCGCCTGTGGCTGCCCCTGCACGAGCGGGTAATGATCCTGGAGCGCTTTGCAGAACTGCTGACAGAGCAGCGCGAGGCCCTGGTAAACCTGGCGATACAAGAGGGGGGAAAGCCCCGAAAAGACACCGAGATGGAGATGAGCCGGGCCCTGGACGGCGTACAGTGTGCCCTGGCAGAGATGCGCAGAGGGCACGGCCACGAGGTGAATATGGGCTACACGCGGGCAACAGCCGGCCACATGGCCTTTACACGCCGGGCACCCATAGGGGTAGTGGCTGCCTACAGTGCCTTCAATCACCCCATCAACCTGTGGATCCACCAGGTGATCCCGGCGGTGGCGGTGGGCACCCCCATCATCCTGAAGCCGGCACCCGCCACCCCGCTGGTAGCCATCCGGCTGAGCCAGCTGCTGTATCAGGCAGGCCTGCCCGAGGTGTGGTGCCAGACCATTACCCTCAGCAATGAGCTGGCGACAGAGCTGGCAAAAAGCCCGCAGCTGGATGCGCTGAACTTCATCGGCTCGGCCCGGGTGGGCTGGCACCTGCGCAGCCTGCTGGCACCGGGCACCCGGCTAACGCTGGAACATGGCGGTGTAGCACCTGTTGTAGTGGATGAAACGGCGGACCTGGACCTGGCCCTAAAACTACTGGTGCCCGGGGCCTACTACCATGCCGGGCAGGTGTGCGTGTCGGTACAGCGCATATACGTGCATGAGCACATTGCCCGCGCCTTTGCCGTGCGGATGGCCGAGGCCGCCAGCGGGCTAAGGGTGGGCGACCCGCAGGCTGAAGACACCGATGTAGGGCCGCTGATTAGCTCACAGGCAGTAGACCGGGTGGCCCACTGGGTGGACGAGGCGGTGCAGGCCGGAGCCGAGCTGCTAACCGGCGGCAGCCCGCTGCCCCAGCACCACAGCTACGCCCCCACCCTACTCTATGGCACACCCACCCACACACGCCTGATGCAGGAGGAGGTGTTTGGGCCGGTGGCCTGCGTGGTTCCCTACCGCAAGCTGGAGGAGGCCCTGAAAGCGGCCAATGGCCTGCGCACCCAGTTTCAGGCAGCCCTGTTTACCCAGCGGCTGGACCATGCCCTGCTGGCACTTGAGCAGCTGCGTGCCGGGGCGGTGATGATTAACGACAGCACCACCTTCCGGGCGGACGGGATGCCCTTCTCGGGCCTGGGCGAGAGCGGCCTGGGCACAGGCGGCATAGGCTACACCATGCGCGAATACAGCTATGAAAAGCTGTGTGTGCTTAACCAGCACTAG